Proteins from a single region of Parasedimentitalea psychrophila:
- a CDS encoding IS3 family transposase (programmed frameshift), with the protein MKMTRYSEPQILAILRQAEGGVPVTELCREHGMSNASFYKWRSKYGGMDASMISQMKALEDENRRLKKMYAEMSMQAELLKEALGKKLIRPALRRGLAEKAVARHGISIALACRTFDVSETCYRYSPLLSDENEEIADLLVGLTAARKTWGFGLCFLHLRNVQGHSWNHKRVYRIYCELELNLRIKPRKRLKRDKPDALAVPDAPNMTWSMDFMADRLGDGRAFRLLNVLDDFNREGLGIEVDFSLPAERVIRSLNRIIEWRGKPGTIRVDNGPEYISGKLLEWAEKQGIIIQYIQPGKPQQNAYIERYNRTVRHEWLDQHIIENIEEAQDFATQWLWTYNNDRPNMGLGGITPAMKLKMAA; encoded by the exons ATGAAGATGACGAGATATAGCGAACCCCAAATTCTTGCGATCCTACGCCAAGCCGAAGGCGGTGTGCCTGTAACGGAGCTGTGCCGCGAGCACGGGATGAGCAACGCGTCGTTCTACAAATGGCGATCAAAATACGGTGGTATGGACGCGTCGATGATCAGCCAAATGAAGGCGCTTGAAGACGAGAACCGGCGGCTGAAAAAGATGTATGCCGAGATGAGCATGCAAGCAGAATTACTGAAGGAAGCCCTGGGAAAAAAGT TGATCCGGCCAGCCTTACGACGGGGTCTGGCCGAGAAAGCGGTGGCGCGCCACGGTATCAGCATTGCGCTGGCCTGCCGCACGTTTGATGTCAGTGAGACGTGCTATCGTTACAGCCCGCTCTTGAGCGATGAGAACGAAGAGATTGCCGATCTGCTGGTTGGGCTGACGGCCGCACGGAAGACTTGGGGGTTTGGGCTATGTTTCCTGCATCTACGTAACGTGCAAGGTCATTCGTGGAACCACAAAAGGGTTTACCGGATTTACTGCGAACTGGAACTGAACTTGCGGATCAAACCTCGGAAACGGTTAAAGCGGGACAAACCCGATGCGCTGGCAGTGCCGGACGCCCCGAACATGACCTGGTCGATGGACTTCATGGCGGATCGCCTCGGGGATGGTCGGGCGTTTCGGCTCTTGAACGTGCTGGATGATTTTAACCGCGAGGGTTTGGGCATCGAGGTCGATTTTTCTTTGCCAGCCGAACGGGTTATTCGCAGCCTTAATCGGATCATTGAATGGCGTGGGAAACCAGGAACCATTCGGGTCGATAATGGGCCGGAGTACATCAGTGGTAAGCTGCTGGAATGGGCTGAGAAACAAGGTATTATCATCCAGTACATTCAACCCGGAAAGCCGCAGCAGAACGCTTACATCGAGCGCTATAATCGCACCGTCAGGCATGAATGGTTGGACCAACATATCATCGAAAACATAGAGGAGGCACAGGACTTTGCCACACAATGGCTATGGACTTACAATAATGACCGCCCGAATATGGGCCTCGGCGGCATCACACCCGCAATGAAACTGAAAATGGCCGCGTAA
- a CDS encoding acyltransferase family protein: MNYRPEIDGLRALAVVPVVLSHAGLAFFSGGYVGVDIFFVISGYLITGILLRELQNGNFSFLNFYERRARRILPALFFVIFCSVPFALLWMPPSQLMDYSRSLAAVMLFVSNVHFWETAGYFGLDAALKPLLHTWSLAVEEQFYMLFPMLLVLTKRWSIRQKLTGLLVLAALSLSLSEWGWRNEPEANFYFTFSRFWELLSGAITAVAMHDKRPSSNNSLAVIGLILILFSITVFDEKTPFPSIYTLVPVLGAMLLLRFAHRGTFVAQILSLRPIIGIGLISYSAYLWHQPLLAFARIRSIIEPNPFFMIFLAGFSFALAYLSWRFVEKPFRRGPVPALPGKPLFLGTSSIIIIFLVSIGLYGESQKGFINHYNDAQQAVLSSVGHTEIDAASIKGCLLHIDETIADFNPECLNPKADILIVGDSHAAALTSGLRLHYSISQFNVAGCPPLLDYVNSTRPNCARLNLKLPGIIADLQPTLIILHANWKHYDLGDLVGLGMMLDQFQSASPETRIMILGGVPQWPPSLPERLVMYDDPLAETRWLLTKLAGIREIDLKLAVIARSRGALYQSLVEDLCNEDYCLATVPQQIGSGRSPMAWDYGHLTFDGSIYIVKSILASVIARLVS; encoded by the coding sequence ATGAATTACCGACCCGAGATTGATGGCCTGCGTGCACTGGCGGTGGTGCCCGTCGTACTTTCCCATGCCGGGTTGGCGTTTTTCAGCGGCGGTTATGTAGGCGTTGATATCTTCTTTGTAATTTCAGGCTACCTCATTACGGGAATTCTTCTGCGCGAGCTCCAGAATGGAAATTTTTCGTTCCTGAATTTCTATGAACGACGAGCACGCAGGATTCTTCCTGCATTGTTTTTTGTCATCTTTTGTAGCGTGCCCTTCGCTCTGCTCTGGATGCCACCTTCACAGTTAATGGATTACTCAAGAAGCTTAGCCGCGGTTATGCTATTCGTATCCAACGTCCACTTCTGGGAAACCGCAGGGTATTTCGGTCTAGACGCGGCATTGAAGCCTCTATTGCACACTTGGAGTCTTGCTGTAGAGGAACAATTCTACATGCTTTTCCCCATGTTACTGGTGTTGACGAAACGTTGGTCTATCCGCCAGAAACTAACGGGCCTACTTGTCCTAGCGGCGTTGAGCCTCAGCCTCAGCGAATGGGGCTGGCGGAACGAACCAGAAGCCAATTTCTATTTCACTTTTTCCAGATTCTGGGAATTGCTATCTGGGGCGATTACCGCGGTAGCTATGCATGACAAACGGCCAAGTAGCAATAATTCTCTGGCAGTAATCGGCCTTATTTTAATTTTATTTTCAATTACCGTATTCGATGAAAAAACACCTTTTCCATCGATCTACACGTTAGTGCCGGTGCTTGGTGCCATGCTGCTGCTGCGGTTCGCGCACAGAGGCACATTTGTTGCGCAGATCCTATCTCTCCGGCCAATAATTGGAATCGGATTGATCAGCTATAGCGCCTACCTTTGGCACCAGCCGCTACTCGCTTTCGCTCGAATTCGTAGTATAATTGAGCCGAATCCTTTCTTCATGATATTTCTGGCCGGTTTTTCTTTTGCACTGGCTTATCTGAGTTGGCGTTTCGTTGAAAAACCATTTCGCCGCGGCCCAGTACCAGCATTGCCAGGTAAGCCGCTGTTCCTAGGCACAAGCAGTATAATTATTATTTTTTTAGTTTCTATCGGCCTTTATGGTGAGTCACAGAAAGGGTTCATTAACCATTATAACGATGCGCAACAGGCAGTTCTTTCTTCAGTCGGCCATACGGAAATAGATGCAGCTAGCATTAAAGGATGCCTCCTTCACATTGATGAAACTATCGCTGACTTCAATCCAGAATGCTTAAATCCAAAAGCTGATATTCTAATCGTAGGGGACTCGCATGCAGCGGCTTTGACATCGGGCCTACGCTTACACTACTCTATAAGTCAATTTAACGTGGCAGGTTGCCCTCCTCTCTTGGATTATGTCAACTCTACTCGCCCGAATTGCGCTAGATTGAACCTGAAGCTACCGGGTATTATTGCTGACCTACAGCCAACTCTAATAATACTGCACGCCAACTGGAAGCACTATGACCTTGGAGACCTCGTTGGGCTGGGCATGATGCTCGACCAATTCCAGTCAGCTTCACCCGAAACTCGCATCATGATTTTGGGCGGCGTTCCACAATGGCCGCCAAGCCTACCCGAGAGGTTGGTCATGTATGATGACCCACTTGCGGAGACCCGCTGGCTATTGACAAAACTGGCTGGAATTCGGGAGATCGATTTGAAATTGGCTGTAATCGCACGGTCCCGGGGCGCACTTTATCAGAGTTTGGTCGAGGACCTATGTAACGAGGATTATTGCCTCGCCACAGTGCCTCAACAAATTGGGTCCGGGCGCTCGCCCATGGCATGGGACTATGGGCACTTAACATTCGACGGTTCAATCTATATTGTAAAAAGCATTCTGGCCTCGGTTATTGCACGCTTGGTCTCATAA
- a CDS encoding helix-turn-helix transcriptional regulator — protein sequence MHEMVQNQKTNQAALDYLDGFIDETRAADFLCQSVRTLQKWRVTGFGPSFYKPGRSVRYRRRDLRDWAESRRRKSTSQH from the coding sequence ATGCACGAAATGGTTCAAAACCAAAAAACAAACCAAGCCGCCCTAGACTATCTGGACGGCTTTATTGACGAAACACGGGCCGCAGACTTTCTCTGCCAAAGTGTCCGGACACTGCAAAAATGGCGTGTCACCGGCTTTGGCCCCTCCTTCTACAAACCGGGGCGTTCCGTGCGGTATCGCCGCCGTGATCTGCGGGACTGGGCCGAGAGCCGTCGCCGGAAAAGTACTTCTCAACACTGA